One region of Parambassis ranga chromosome 12, fParRan2.1, whole genome shotgun sequence genomic DNA includes:
- the LOC114443793 gene encoding E3 ubiquitin-protein ligase MARCH3-like isoform X1 — MTSHCTLLPEVLPNQCLSAHVSFQPEQDTGEPPLPGKTMEECSVSTGDQPQYYTQVSTKLDANLMSSGMDACTKQRGVPENPMCRICHDSGAQEELLSPCECSGTLATIHRSCLEHWLSASGTSYCELCHYQFTVQRKSRPLLEWLQNPGLRQEKRTLFGDMVCFLLITPLATISGWLCLRGAIDHLHFSSRLEAVGLITLTVALFTIYLFWTLVSLRYHCRLYSEWRQSNQKVVLLLPRSHSEGSALQSLQGCQRGKQLSKESIV, encoded by the exons ATGACCAGTCACTGCACATTGTTGCCAGAAGTTTTGCCAAACCAGTGCCTGTCTGCCCATGTGAGTTTCCAGCCTGAGCAGGACACTGGTGAGCCACCTCTCCCAGGTAAAACCATGGAGGAGTGCAGTGTGTCCACCGGTGATCAGCCTCAGTATTACACACAGGTGTCAACCAAGCTCGATGCTAACCTGATGTCTTCAGGGATGGATGCTTGCACCAAGCAGCG TGGTGTGCCAGAGAACCCCATGTGCCGTATCTGTCACGACAGTGGagcccaggaggagctgctgtcccCCTGTGAATGTTCTGGGACCCTGGCTACTATCCACCGCAGCTGCCTAGAACACTGGCTGTCTGCCTCAGGGACCAGTTACTGTGAGCTCTGCCACTACCAGTTCACTGTGCAGAGAAAGTCCAGGCCACTGCTCGAG TGGCTGCAGAACCCAGGTCTCCGCCAAGAGAAGCGCACACTGTTTGGTGACATGGTGTGCTTCCTGCTCATCACTCCTCTTGCCACTATCTCCGGCTGGCTCTGCCTTCGTGGTGCTATAGATCATCTTCACTTCTCCAGCCGGCTGGAGGCTGTGGGGCTCATCACACTGACTGTGGCTCTTTTTACCATTTATCTCTTCTGGACTCTG GTGTCTCTCAGGTATCACTGTCGACTGTACAGTGAGTGGCGTCAGTCTAATCAGAAggtggtcctcctcctccccagaTCACACAGCGAAGGATCAGCGCTGCAGTCTTTACAGGGCTGCCAGCGAGGGAAGCAGCTCTCCAAAGAGTCCATCGTCTGA
- the LOC114443793 gene encoding E3 ubiquitin-protein ligase MARCH3-like isoform X2: protein MTSHCTLLPEVLPNQCLSAHVSFQPEQDTGEPPLPGKTMEECSVSTGDQPQYYTQVSTKLDANLMSSGMDACTKQRGVPENPMCRICHDSGAQEELLSPCECSGTLATIHRSCLEHWLSASGTSYCELCHYQFTVQRKSRPLLEWLQNPGLRQEKRTLFGDMVCFLLITPLATISGWLCLRGAIDHLHFSSRLEAVGLITLTVALFTIYLFWTLVGVSQVSLSTVQ, encoded by the exons ATGACCAGTCACTGCACATTGTTGCCAGAAGTTTTGCCAAACCAGTGCCTGTCTGCCCATGTGAGTTTCCAGCCTGAGCAGGACACTGGTGAGCCACCTCTCCCAGGTAAAACCATGGAGGAGTGCAGTGTGTCCACCGGTGATCAGCCTCAGTATTACACACAGGTGTCAACCAAGCTCGATGCTAACCTGATGTCTTCAGGGATGGATGCTTGCACCAAGCAGCG TGGTGTGCCAGAGAACCCCATGTGCCGTATCTGTCACGACAGTGGagcccaggaggagctgctgtcccCCTGTGAATGTTCTGGGACCCTGGCTACTATCCACCGCAGCTGCCTAGAACACTGGCTGTCTGCCTCAGGGACCAGTTACTGTGAGCTCTGCCACTACCAGTTCACTGTGCAGAGAAAGTCCAGGCCACTGCTCGAG TGGCTGCAGAACCCAGGTCTCCGCCAAGAGAAGCGCACACTGTTTGGTGACATGGTGTGCTTCCTGCTCATCACTCCTCTTGCCACTATCTCCGGCTGGCTCTGCCTTCGTGGTGCTATAGATCATCTTCACTTCTCCAGCCGGCTGGAGGCTGTGGGGCTCATCACACTGACTGTGGCTCTTTTTACCATTTATCTCTTCTGGACTCTGGTTG GTGTCTCTCAGGTATCACTGTCGACTGTACAGTGA